Proteins from a genomic interval of Calorimonas adulescens:
- the xseA gene encoding exodeoxyribonuclease VII large subunit, which translates to MRIKTLSVSEVNRYIKNILSGDIILNNLSVRGEISNLRLVQQSNAYFFNLKDSYAAIQCIMFMDVVDNLKFIPSDGMEVAVHGKISLYERNGSYSINVDNMEPCGVGAYYIALNNLKEKLRSEGLFDREHKRQIPEYPRKIGIITSINGAVIHDILKIISDRYPCVDIDIYPITVQGDRAADDICTAFEIMNDLENIDLIILARGGGSVEDLWPFNEEKVARAIYSSRYPVISAVGHETDFTIADFVADARAATPTEAAAMAVPDMNSIMERIEKLEDYMTGYINDLITVNSRHLEFVMRSSPLLEPDMFFERYNVKLTQQREFLIYHIIQFINKRWMDVESLDKRLGTLNPLSVLKRGFAVLYDENKSLITDVDMIKVDDEITIRLYNGIINCRVEEVNQIE; encoded by the coding sequence ATGCGCATAAAAACTTTATCAGTAAGTGAGGTCAACAGGTATATAAAAAATATATTGTCAGGGGATATTATACTCAACAACCTGAGTGTACGTGGAGAAATATCAAACCTGAGGCTTGTGCAGCAAAGCAATGCATACTTTTTTAACTTGAAGGATAGCTATGCTGCCATACAGTGCATTATGTTCATGGATGTTGTGGATAATTTAAAATTTATACCCTCAGACGGCATGGAGGTGGCCGTGCATGGGAAGATTTCGCTTTATGAGAGAAATGGAAGTTACAGTATAAATGTTGATAACATGGAACCATGTGGTGTTGGGGCCTATTATATTGCACTTAACAATTTAAAGGAAAAACTGAGGTCAGAAGGCCTATTTGACAGGGAGCACAAGCGTCAGATACCCGAATACCCTAGAAAGATAGGCATCATCACCTCTATAAACGGTGCTGTTATTCACGATATATTGAAAATTATTTCAGATAGATATCCATGTGTGGATATAGACATATATCCAATTACTGTGCAGGGTGACAGGGCTGCAGATGATATATGCACGGCCTTTGAGATAATGAATGACTTGGAAAACATTGACCTCATCATACTGGCACGCGGTGGAGGCTCTGTAGAGGACCTCTGGCCCTTTAATGAAGAAAAAGTTGCACGGGCAATATATTCCTCGAGATATCCTGTTATATCTGCAGTAGGTCATGAGACTGATTTTACCATTGCAGACTTTGTAGCGGATGCACGGGCAGCCACGCCTACCGAGGCTGCTGCCATGGCTGTGCCTGATATGAATTCCATTATGGAAAGGATAGAAAAGTTGGAGGATTATATGACGGGGTATATAAATGATTTGATAACAGTAAACAGCAGACATCTGGAGTTTGTTATGAGATCTTCACCGCTGTTAGAACCTGATATGTTTTTTGAGAGATACAATGTGAAACTAACCCAGCAAAGAGAGTTTTTGATCTATCATATCATCCAATTTATAAATAAAAGATGGATGGATGTAGAATCTTTGGATAAAAGGCTTGGCACATTAAATCCTTTGAGTGTTCTAAAACGGGGTTTTGCGGTTCTTTACGATGAGAACAAGAGTTTAATCACGGATGTTGACATGATAAAAGTGGATGATGAGATAACAATAAGGCTTTACAATGGCATTATCAATTGCCGTGTGGAAGAGGTGAACCAGATTGAATGA
- the nusB gene encoding transcription antitermination factor NusB yields the protein MNRRTAREDIMKMLYEYEITGDDPKSIMQKFYGGVIDENQRDYITSTFFGIFSHLNDIDNVIRNNLKGWKLERLAKVDQAILRCAIYEVIYGNIPKKVAINEAVEIAKKYSTENSGSFINGVLGDVFGKEEGVE from the coding sequence ATGAACAGGAGGACAGCCAGGGAAGATATAATGAAGATGCTCTACGAATACGAGATTACAGGTGATGACCCCAAGTCTATAATGCAGAAATTTTATGGTGGGGTCATAGATGAAAATCAGAGGGATTATATTACCTCAACTTTTTTTGGTATATTCAGCCATTTGAATGATATTGACAATGTAATAAGGAACAATCTTAAAGGCTGGAAGCTGGAGAGGCTTGCCAAGGTAGACCAGGCGATTTTAAGATGCGCGATCTACGAGGTAATATATGGTAATATTCCAAAAAAAGTTGCTATAAATGAGGCTGTAGAGATCGCAAAAAAATATAGTACGGAAAATTCGGGCTCATTCATTAATGGAGTGCTTGGAGATGTATTTGGCAAGGAAGAAGGAGTAGAATGA
- a CDS encoding DUF2273 domain-containing protein, producing the protein MDRFYDILEKHFGKIVGMILGLLFAVLVIAVGFWKTVFVLFCILLGYFFGKIIDNHEDLRSFLDRILPPGKM; encoded by the coding sequence ATGGATAGGTTTTACGATATACTTGAAAAACATTTTGGAAAAATAGTGGGTATGATTTTAGGTCTACTTTTTGCAGTTCTTGTAATTGCAGTTGGTTTTTGGAAGACTGTATTTGTACTGTTTTGTATTTTACTGGGGTATTTTTTTGGCAAGATTATAGATAACCACGAGGATCTGAGGAGTTTTTTAGATAGAATTTTACCACCAGGTAAAATGTGA
- the amaP gene encoding alkaline shock response membrane anchor protein AmaP, which yields MSLFDRIVLTIYSFLLAVASILVIFSGFHIIPVHIIESYAGLLYDYGYIIGIVGLLFLIVSIKFLLSGVRGENNIKNIARQTQLGEVRISLVTLENISEKVVKGIDGVREVKTKALFINDGAVIVLNLIVATEIKIPELVVKIQKLVKEQVEAITGINVAEVKVYIDNVTVNLKPRVE from the coding sequence ATGAGTTTGTTTGATAGGATTGTACTTACCATATATTCTTTTTTGCTTGCTGTTGCATCAATTTTAGTAATATTTTCGGGTTTTCACATCATACCAGTACATATTATAGAAAGTTATGCAGGCTTGTTGTACGACTATGGCTATATCATAGGCATTGTTGGGTTGCTCTTTTTAATAGTAAGCATAAAGTTTTTACTCTCAGGTGTGAGAGGTGAAAATAACATAAAAAATATTGCAAGGCAGACCCAGCTTGGTGAGGTAAGGATATCTCTTGTAACTCTGGAGAACATATCAGAGAAGGTGGTAAAGGGCATAGACGGAGTTAGAGAGGTTAAGACTAAAGCACTTTTTATAAATGACGGTGCTGTTATTGTGTTAAATCTCATAGTTGCTACAGAAATAAAGATACCGGAACTTGTGGTAAAGATACAGAAACTTGTGAAGGAACAGGTTGAGGCAATCACAGGCATAAATGTGGCTGAGGTTAAGGTATATATTGATAATGTTACTGTAAATCTTAAACCAAGGGTAGAATAG
- a CDS encoding Asp23/Gls24 family envelope stress response protein gives MEEEINATNGEMGNIKISDEVVSIIAGIAATEVDGVAGMSGGVVNGITEMLGRKNLSKGVKVEVGEKESVIDLYIIVEYGARIPEIAWKVQENVKKAVETMTGLRVVEVNIHVQGVNFAKEEKEEESQSQKAK, from the coding sequence ATGGAAGAAGAAATAAATGCCACAAATGGTGAGATGGGCAATATCAAGATATCTGATGAGGTTGTAAGCATTATAGCAGGTATTGCTGCCACTGAAGTCGATGGTGTTGCAGGCATGAGTGGTGGTGTGGTAAATGGTATTACTGAAATGCTTGGTCGCAAAAATTTGAGCAAAGGTGTAAAGGTAGAGGTAGGAGAAAAGGAGTCTGTCATCGATTTGTATATCATTGTAGAATATGGGGCAAGAATACCGGAGATAGCATGGAAAGTACAAGAAAACGTCAAAAAGGCTGTGGAGACAATGACCGGGTTGAGGGTGGTGGAAGTAAATATACATGTGCAGGGAGTGAACTTTGCAAAAGAGGAAAAAGAGGAGGAAAGCCAGTCTCAAAAAGCCAAGTAG
- a CDS encoding SpoIIIAH-like family protein: MFLKKKSVALWSLIILIGIAALLNYQYNVNSDRAVSKEADNEQQGAVNLEETSGNDNTNTEEVSKTTDSFIAYKLERDKMRSESIETLKEIVGNEKTTDQTRDEAQKQMMELLKETEKETIIENLIKAKGFEDALVFIDDDSVNVIIESSKDLTPADVAQITDIVNRETGTAIENIKIMKRQ; encoded by the coding sequence ATGTTTTTAAAGAAAAAGTCTGTTGCCCTTTGGAGTCTGATTATATTGATAGGTATAGCGGCACTTTTAAACTATCAGTATAATGTAAATTCTGATAGGGCTGTTTCAAAAGAGGCGGATAATGAACAGCAGGGAGCTGTTAACCTTGAGGAAACATCAGGCAACGATAATACAAATACAGAAGAGGTTTCCAAGACAACAGACTCATTTATAGCCTATAAATTGGAAAGAGACAAGATGCGCAGTGAATCCATAGAAACACTCAAGGAGATTGTAGGAAACGAAAAGACAACTGATCAGACAAGAGATGAGGCTCAAAAACAAATGATGGAACTTTTGAAGGAGACGGAGAAGGAGACCATAATTGAAAACCTTATAAAGGCTAAAGGCTTTGAAGATGCCTTGGTGTTCATAGACGATGATTCAGTTAATGTTATAATCGAGTCATCTAAGGACCTTACTCCAGCCGATGTTGCACAGATAACAGATATAGTAAACCGGGAGACTGGCACTGCAATAGAAAACATAAAGATAATGAAAAGGCAATAA
- the spoIIIAG gene encoding stage III sporulation protein AG: protein MRRLDKVFGRMREWFNNKDSKKLKYDLMIICGLGVILMIGGSLFTSSSTETTNTKEVVKEVSDQGMSYEKQLEDKLTEILSKVDGIGRVEVMVTLESQEELVPAMNTQESNQTIDEKDSGGGIRTTNQKDINSQVVTIQSGGNNSPVIVKKIYPTIRGVVIVADGADDPQIRYVISRTVEAALNVPLYRIEVLSHN, encoded by the coding sequence ATGAGAAGATTGGATAAAGTGTTTGGAAGAATGAGAGAATGGTTTAACAATAAAGACTCAAAAAAATTAAAGTATGATCTCATGATTATTTGTGGTTTGGGTGTGATTCTCATGATAGGAGGTTCGTTATTTACATCCAGTAGTACAGAAACTACAAATACGAAAGAGGTTGTTAAAGAGGTCAGTGACCAAGGGATGTCATATGAAAAACAGTTGGAGGATAAGCTCACAGAAATACTTTCAAAGGTGGATGGGATAGGCCGTGTAGAGGTAATGGTGACGCTTGAATCCCAAGAGGAACTGGTTCCAGCAATGAACACTCAAGAGTCCAATCAGACAATAGATGAAAAGGATTCAGGTGGTGGTATACGGACAACAAATCAGAAAGACATAAACAGCCAGGTGGTTACCATACAGAGTGGTGGCAACAATAGTCCAGTTATAGTCAAGAAAATCTATCCGACAATAAGAGGGGTGGTGATCGTGGCCGATGGGGCAGACGATCCTCAGATAAGGTATGTCATCAGCAGGACCGTTGAAGCAGCTTTGAATGTACCACTGTATAGGATTGAGGTCTTATCACATAATTGA
- the spoIIIAF gene encoding stage III sporulation protein AF translates to MNFLKSWIINIFVVMIFITILDAIMPGSNFKKYIDMVTGLIIIITILSPVINFIKGEDFIQKEVLSNTIGLKSEEFSNDNKYLKVYEEVFKSQYKKNMEDNIQQWLSKKYDADIKKVSIDYNSDIGDTEHFGYIKRVEIQLDDVSEDLKAKIIEDISSFYNVDKANITISG, encoded by the coding sequence ATGAATTTTTTAAAGAGTTGGATAATCAACATATTTGTTGTCATGATATTTATAACTATACTGGATGCAATAATGCCCGGCTCGAACTTTAAAAAATATATAGATATGGTAACTGGACTTATTATAATAATTACCATTTTAAGTCCTGTCATAAATTTTATAAAGGGTGAGGATTTTATACAGAAAGAGGTATTATCCAATACGATAGGATTAAAGTCAGAGGAGTTTTCAAATGACAACAAGTATTTAAAAGTATATGAGGAGGTGTTTAAGAGTCAATACAAAAAGAATATGGAGGATAATATACAACAGTGGCTGAGTAAAAAATATGATGCAGATATAAAAAAAGTGTCAATAGACTACAATTCTGACATTGGGGATACAGAACACTTTGGATATATAAAAAGAGTGGAGATACAACTTGATGACGTCAGCGAAGACTTGAAGGCTAAAATAATAGAAGACATTTCCTCATTCTATAACGTGGATAAAGCGAATATAACTATAAGTGGATAG
- the spoIIIAE gene encoding stage III sporulation protein AE: MKKIYLILFIITLLILSFTPKVRASIGDTENIDTKSINEVIDQTVEALDMTEVNQMIEDINKESQGFMPEISFKEFLDSILDGKEYISFKDVFTGFIKYIFREVAGNLFFLGEILVLGVVAAILKTIHGAFNSESINNIASMSVYVMITILITRNLNMALGIGKDAITQMTNFMQAMLPVLITVMASTGSLTGAALFKPMVIGSVEIISQIIMEVVMPLIIIMAIIYLVNSISESVQISYLAKLVQKVAVVLVGLCFTIFVGIATIEGVTSNSADNLMVTAMKFTAGSFIPIIGHVLTDTIDVMFSSSMVINSALRMISIVALFMIISLPISKIVVLILLYKFTAAVIQPIADKKLVDALDGVGDSLTVLLTAVICVGVMFYISLTMFIGASYPGV, from the coding sequence ATGAAAAAGATATACCTTATATTGTTTATTATAACCCTTTTGATTTTGTCCTTTACCCCAAAAGTTCGGGCCAGCATTGGCGATACAGAAAATATTGACACAAAAAGTATTAATGAGGTTATAGACCAGACCGTTGAAGCTCTTGACATGACAGAGGTTAACCAAATGATAGAGGACATAAATAAAGAATCGCAAGGCTTCATGCCTGAAATAAGCTTCAAGGAATTCTTGGATTCTATTCTTGATGGTAAAGAGTACATAAGTTTTAAAGATGTTTTTACTGGTTTTATTAAGTACATCTTCAGAGAAGTTGCTGGCAACCTATTTTTTTTAGGTGAGATCCTCGTACTTGGTGTGGTTGCCGCAATACTTAAAACCATACATGGCGCTTTTAACAGTGAATCAATAAATAATATTGCCTCAATGTCTGTATATGTTATGATTACTATCCTAATAACACGGAATCTGAATATGGCACTGGGAATCGGAAAAGATGCTATAACCCAGATGACAAACTTTATGCAGGCTATGCTTCCAGTTTTGATCACAGTAATGGCATCTACCGGTTCACTTACAGGTGCAGCACTGTTTAAGCCGATGGTGATTGGTTCTGTCGAGATTATTTCCCAGATTATTATGGAGGTAGTAATGCCTCTCATAATTATAATGGCCATCATATACCTTGTAAACAGCATAAGCGAAAGCGTTCAGATATCATATCTTGCAAAACTTGTGCAAAAGGTTGCTGTTGTGCTGGTGGGACTATGCTTCACCATATTTGTAGGGATTGCCACTATTGAAGGAGTAACGTCAAATTCGGCAGACAACCTTATGGTAACCGCAATGAAATTCACGGCAGGGAGCTTTATACCCATAATAGGGCATGTCCTTACAGATACCATTGACGTCATGTTCAGTTCTTCTATGGTAATAAACTCTGCACTGAGGATGATAAGTATTGTAGCATTATTCATGATCATATCCTTGCCGATATCCAAGATTGTAGTCCTTATACTGCTTTATAAATTCACTGCTGCAGTTATACAACCAATTGCGGATAAAAAATTGGTCGACGCATTAGACGGTGTAGGTGACTCATTGACTGTACTCCTGACGGCTGTAATATGTGTTGGAGTAATGTTTTATATATCACTTACCATGTTTATCGGGGCATCATATCCTGGGGTATAG
- the spoIIIAD gene encoding stage III sporulation protein AD, with amino-acid sequence MSIFQIAIFAIIAAILMVSIRSERPEIAMLISVAAGVTILIFVVSKISAVINVFNQLTARTNIDLIYLNNILKIIGIAYVTEFSSQVCKDVGEGNLSAKVELAGKIFILIEAIPIILALLNVVVSIMP; translated from the coding sequence ATGAGCATTTTTCAGATAGCAATATTCGCAATAATAGCTGCCATTCTCATGGTTTCAATACGATCCGAGCGGCCTGAAATTGCCATGCTCATAAGTGTGGCTGCAGGCGTAACCATATTAATCTTTGTGGTATCGAAAATATCCGCTGTAATAAATGTTTTCAATCAACTGACGGCAAGGACAAACATCGATCTCATTTATTTAAATAACATATTAAAGATAATCGGCATAGCCTATGTGACAGAATTTAGTTCTCAGGTATGTAAGGATGTGGGAGAAGGGAATCTTTCAGCAAAGGTTGAGCTGGCAGGTAAAATCTTTATCTTAATTGAGGCCATCCCAATAATACTTGCCCTTTTAAATGTGGTGGTTTCTATCATGCCATAG
- the spoIIIAC gene encoding stage III sporulation protein AC, whose amino-acid sequence MNVDIIFKIAAIGILVAVLNMVLVSSDRKEQAMMVTLVGLVVVLMMVITMVSNLFNAVKTMFQLY is encoded by the coding sequence ATGAATGTTGACATAATATTCAAAATTGCTGCCATTGGTATACTTGTAGCTGTCTTAAATATGGTTCTTGTCAGCTCTGATAGGAAAGAACAAGCCATGATGGTAACCCTTGTAGGCCTGGTGGTAGTCTTGATGATGGTAATAACCATGGTCAGTAATCTTTTTAATGCCGTTAAGACAATGTTTCAGCTATATTGA
- a CDS encoding stage III sporulation protein AB, translating into MIFKITGAILIVASCSMGGALYSNIYINRLENLKAFSICLEMLRSEIAYTHMTLSEASSIIGQKTDGPVADIFTEFSCILNLKKGYTAHIAWEEALNKNLEWLDFNDEEIELVKTLGDVIGTSDTVNQEKSLTLLSKQLDMLVEKAAAEKDKNVKMYRNLGLLGGLGLAILLI; encoded by the coding sequence ATGATATTTAAGATAACTGGGGCTATACTCATAGTAGCGTCCTGCAGCATGGGAGGCGCACTGTATAGCAACATATATATAAATCGCCTTGAAAATCTTAAGGCTTTCAGTATATGTCTGGAAATGTTAAGAAGTGAGATAGCATACACACATATGACCCTTTCTGAGGCATCGAGTATAATCGGGCAGAAGACCGACGGTCCTGTGGCCGACATCTTTACAGAATTTTCATGTATTTTAAACCTGAAAAAAGGTTATACAGCGCATATAGCATGGGAGGAAGCGTTAAACAAGAATTTGGAGTGGCTTGATTTTAATGATGAGGAGATTGAACTTGTAAAAACACTGGGAGACGTGATTGGCACAAGCGACACGGTAAACCAGGAGAAAAGCTTGACCCTTCTTTCAAAACAGCTTGATATGCTTGTAGAAAAAGCAGCGGCAGAAAAGGATAAAAACGTAAAAATGTATAGGAATCTTGGCCTGCTGGGTGGACTTGGCCTGGCCATACTATTGATCTGA
- the spoIIIAA gene encoding stage III sporulation protein AA, giving the protein MDTYEDILNGLSISLREIIKKYVDTSTWGGLEEIRIREGRPLMIINRGTDMMLTSKGFTTQDNKRAYTVSHKDMVETLELISESSIYAFQDELKNGFITLRGGHRVGLAGRVVMENGDIKTLKNVTGINIRITRELKGVSDKAIDYIYRPPRGVYNTMILSPPMAGKTTLLRDMVRNISNGGPGRPGLKVGVVDERSEIAGCYNGIPQNDVGVRTDVLDCCPKALGIILLIRSMSPEVICTDEIGRKSDIDAIEEACNAGVNIITTVHASDIEELKRKSNIAPLIEERLFDRYIVLGTSMGRGTIEAIYDGMLNSLIDAPMRSDCQ; this is encoded by the coding sequence ATGGATACCTATGAGGATATTTTAAATGGACTTTCAATAAGCTTAAGGGAAATAATAAAAAAATATGTTGACACCAGTACCTGGGGAGGTCTGGAGGAAATTCGCATAAGAGAGGGCAGGCCATTAATGATAATAAACAGAGGTACTGATATGATGCTTACATCAAAGGGATTTACAACACAGGACAATAAACGAGCGTATACTGTAAGCCATAAAGATATGGTTGAAACATTGGAGCTTATAAGTGAAAGCTCAATCTATGCTTTTCAGGATGAGTTAAAAAATGGATTTATAACCCTTCGTGGAGGGCACAGGGTAGGCCTGGCCGGAAGAGTGGTAATGGAAAATGGGGATATAAAGACACTTAAAAATGTCACAGGAATAAATATAAGGATAACCAGGGAACTAAAAGGAGTTTCAGATAAAGCGATTGACTACATATACAGACCACCAAGAGGGGTATATAACACCATGATACTATCCCCGCCCATGGCAGGAAAGACAACGCTGTTAAGGGATATGGTGAGGAATATAAGCAATGGAGGGCCGGGTAGGCCAGGACTTAAGGTTGGCGTTGTAGATGAGAGGTCTGAGATAGCTGGTTGTTACAACGGCATACCGCAGAATGACGTAGGTGTAAGGACGGATGTACTGGACTGCTGTCCAAAAGCTCTGGGAATAATCCTTCTTATACGATCGATGTCACCTGAGGTGATATGCACTGACGAAATTGGCAGAAAAAGTGATATTGACGCAATAGAGGAGGCATGTAACGCAGGTGTCAATATCATCACCACTGTCCACGCCTCTGATATTGAGGAATTGAAAAGGAAGTCTAACATTGCCCCGCTAATAGAAGAAAGGCTTTTTGATAGATATATAGTTCTGGGCACATCAATGGGCAGGGGTACCATTGAGGCTATATACGATGGGATGTTAAATAGCCTTATAGATGCTCCTATGAGGAGTGATTGCCAATGA
- a CDS encoding CD1247 N-terminal domain-containing protein gives MQYLNEKVSYLKGLAEGLGVKDDTKEGRVILAIIDTLEEFADAINDLDEAQAELNDYLEDMDDDLSDLEDDYYGEEEDEDDYVEIECPHCHETLFLDEDTYYDNDQIECPKCHENIDLNEINDDSQDED, from the coding sequence ATGCAGTATTTAAATGAAAAAGTCTCATACCTGAAGGGCTTGGCGGAGGGTTTGGGCGTAAAGGACGATACTAAAGAAGGTAGAGTTATTTTGGCAATAATAGATACCTTGGAAGAATTTGCTGATGCTATAAATGACCTGGATGAGGCTCAGGCGGAACTCAATGATTATCTTGAAGACATGGATGATGACCTGTCTGACCTTGAGGATGACTACTATGGAGAGGAAGAGGACGAAGATGATTATGTGGAGATAGAGTGTCCTCACTGCCATGAGACTTTATTCTTGGATGAGGATACCTATTACGACAATGATCAGATAGAATGTCCCAAATGCCATGAGAATATTGACCTTAATGAGATAAATGATGACAGTCAAGATGAAGACTGA
- the efp gene encoding elongation factor P, giving the protein MVTAGDFRKGMTVEIDGQVCLIVDFQHVKPGKGAAFVRTKYKNVITGAVVERTFNPTEKFEEVHIERRDMQYLYNDGNLYYFMDMDTYEQYAIGSDKVEDAIPYLKENMIATLEFYKGEVISVSPPTFVELQVVETEPGVRGNTVSGSTKPAKVETGAVIQVPLFVNQGDVIRIDTRTGEYMERV; this is encoded by the coding sequence ATGGTTACAGCAGGAGATTTCAGAAAAGGTATGACTGTAGAGATAGATGGACAGGTGTGTCTTATAGTAGACTTTCAGCACGTCAAGCCTGGGAAGGGTGCCGCTTTTGTAAGGACAAAGTATAAAAATGTTATAACTGGTGCAGTAGTAGAAAGAACGTTTAATCCTACAGAAAAGTTTGAAGAGGTACATATCGAGAGAAGAGATATGCAATACCTTTACAATGATGGCAATCTTTATTACTTTATGGACATGGATACCTATGAACAGTATGCTATAGGCAGCGATAAAGTTGAGGATGCCATACCCTATTTAAAAGAGAACATGATTGCAACGCTGGAATTCTACAAGGGCGAAGTCATATCAGTTTCTCCGCCTACCTTCGTGGAGCTTCAGGTGGTTGAGACTGAACCTGGTGTGAGAGGCAATACAGTATCGGGTAGCACAAAACCAGCCAAGGTAGAGACAGGAGCTGTCATCCAGGTGCCTCTGTTTGTCAATCAGGGAGATGTTATCAGGATAGATACCAGGACTGGGGAATACATGGAGAGGGTATAA
- a CDS encoding M24 family metallopeptidase encodes MKGGFNTDRIGKLRKGLEEKGVDAVLIFEPHNMYYMTGFTGGEGCAVITHDKTYLVTDFRYIEQAENESPNFEVVRADNQAKELPAFINSIGIKTACFEEEFINYKLYSDLKENLDGIELIPLGDLIKDIRQVKDEGEIERISKAQSLAEEALGYVKGLIRPGMTEKEVAIELEMYIKKGGAAGLSFETIVASGWRSSLPHGRATDKVIEDGDFVTIDFGIMWDWYCSDMTRTYIVGHASEKQKDIYSVVLEAQMAALEGMKAGMTGIEADKLARDVIERYGFGEYFGHGLGHGVGLQVHEPPQVNKRGDKPLKENSVVTCEPGIYIPGLGGVRIEDLLVVKNNGILNLTHIDKKLEIL; translated from the coding sequence ATGAAAGGAGGTTTTAATACGGACAGGATTGGGAAATTAAGGAAAGGACTCGAAGAAAAGGGTGTAGACGCTGTATTGATCTTTGAACCTCATAACATGTATTATATGACAGGTTTTACCGGTGGTGAGGGCTGCGCAGTTATTACCCATGATAAGACTTATCTTGTGACTGATTTCAGGTATATAGAACAGGCAGAAAATGAATCGCCTAATTTTGAGGTGGTAAGGGCAGACAATCAGGCGAAGGAACTGCCGGCGTTCATAAACAGCATTGGAATAAAAACGGCATGTTTTGAAGAGGAGTTTATAAACTACAAGCTCTATAGCGATTTAAAGGAAAATTTGGATGGCATTGAACTGATTCCCTTGGGTGACCTTATAAAAGATATCAGACAGGTGAAAGACGAAGGTGAAATAGAGAGGATATCCAAGGCACAGTCTCTGGCTGAGGAGGCTTTAGGATATGTAAAAGGTCTGATTAGACCAGGGATGACTGAAAAAGAGGTAGCGATAGAACTGGAGATGTACATAAAAAAAGGGGGAGCAGCGGGACTTTCTTTTGAGACAATAGTTGCCAGCGGTTGGAGGTCTTCCTTACCCCATGGTAGAGCTACTGATAAGGTTATAGAGGATGGAGACTTTGTAACGATAGATTTTGGCATTATGTGGGACTGGTATTGTTCTGATATGACCAGAACATACATTGTAGGTCATGCCAGTGAAAAACAAAAAGATATATACAGCGTCGTATTGGAGGCACAAATGGCAGCTTTAGAGGGAATGAAGGCTGGAATGACGGGAATTGAAGCTGATAAGCTTGCCAGGGATGTAATTGAGAGATACGGCTTTGGTGAATATTTTGGTCATGGACTGGGCCATGGTGTAGGTCTTCAGGTACATGAACCTCCCCAGGTTAATAAGCGGGGCGACAAACCATTGAAGGAGAACAGTGTAGTTACGTGTGAACCTGGCATATATATACCCGGATTGGGCGGTGTACGTATCGAAGACCTGTTGGTTGTAAAGAATAACGGTATATTAAACCTTACACATATCGACAAAAAATTGGAGATACTATAA